The following proteins come from a genomic window of Streptomyces sp. NBC_00539:
- a CDS encoding cell division protein SepF, protein MAGAMRKMAVYLGLVEDDRYDNPGYDPDDEFEPEPEPERDRRRQPPAHQTPVTDEPVRAVQPPAQREPTPAPVENGRPARIAPVASITPDRTSMEKNAPVIMPKVVSEREPYRITTLHPRTYNEARTIGEHFREGTPVIMNLTEMDDTDAKRLVDFAAGLVFGLHGSIERVTQKVFLLSPANVDVTAEDKARIAEGGFFNQS, encoded by the coding sequence ATGGCCGGCGCGATGCGCAAGATGGCGGTCTACCTCGGCCTCGTGGAGGACGACCGGTACGACAATCCGGGGTACGACCCCGATGACGAGTTCGAGCCCGAGCCGGAGCCGGAGCGGGATCGCCGGCGTCAGCCACCCGCGCACCAAACGCCCGTAACGGACGAACCGGTACGGGCGGTACAGCCTCCGGCGCAACGGGAACCCACCCCGGCACCAGTGGAAAACGGACGTCCGGCGCGAATCGCACCCGTGGCATCCATCACACCTGACCGCACCAGCATGGAGAAGAACGCCCCCGTGATCATGCCCAAGGTCGTCTCCGAGCGGGAGCCGTACCGCATCACGACGCTGCACCCGCGGACGTACAACGAGGCCCGTACCATCGGGGAACACTTCCGTGAGGGCACTCCGGTGATCATGAATCTCACGGAGATGGACGACACCGACGCGAAGCGTCTGGTCGACTTCGCCGCCGGCCTCGTGTTCGGTCTGCACGGCAGCATTGAACGCGTGACACAGAAGGTGTTCCTGCTGTCGCCTGCTAACGTCGATGTCACGGCGGAGGACAAGGCCCGCATCGCGGAGGGCGGGTTCTTCAACCAAAGCTAG